The segment TTCGAGCAGCGTGTACGTGCCGACCAGATTGGTCTGGACGAACGACGATGGGTCGGCGAGCGAATTGTCGTTGTGCGACTCGGCGGCGAAGTTCACCACCAGGTCGGATTCCGCGACCAGCGGGTCGACGACAGCGGGGTCGCCGATGTCGCCGCGCACGATGCGGACGCGGTCGGACACGGGGTTCAGGGTGGCCGGGTTGGCCGCGTAGGTGAACTTGTCGAGGACCGTGACCTGGGCGTCGGGCCGGGTGGCGAGGGTGCGCAGCGTGAAGTTGGCGCCGATGAAACCGGCGCCGCCGGTCACGAGGACACGCAAGGGGACTCCCGTCAGATGACTCGAATGGTCTTCTAACAGTACCGATAGGCTGGCCGCATGCGCGGAATCATCCTTGCCGGCGGTACCGGGAGCAGACTGCACCCGATCACCCAGGGCGTCAGCAAACAGCTCGTCCCGGTCTACGACAAGCCGATGATCTACTACCCGCTCTCGACGTTGATGCTCGCCGGGATCCGCGACATCCTGATCATCACGACGCCCGCCGACCGCGGCGCGTTCGAGAACCTGCTCGGCGACGGCTCGCAGTTCGGCGTTCGCCTGACCTACAGCGAACAGCGGGAGCCGAACGGCTTGGCGCAGGCCTTCGTCCTGGGCGCCGACCATATCGGCGACGAGTCCGTCGCACTGGTTCTGGGCGACAACATCTTCTACGGTCCCGGGCTCGGCTCGCAGCTGCAGGGCTTCGATCGGCTCGACGGCGGCGCGATCTTCGCCTACCGCGTCGCGGACCCCACCGCGTACGGCGTCGTCGAGTTCGACGGCGACGGCAACGCGGTCTCGCTGGAGGAGAAGCCAGCGAAACCGAAGTCCCGGTACGCCGTGCCCGGCCTGTACTTCTACGACAACAAAGTCGTCGACATCGCGGCGTCGCTGACGCCGTCGGCGCGCGGCGAGTACGAGATCACCGACGTCAACGCCGAGTACCTCCGTCGCGGGAAGCTGCACGTTCAGGTGCTGCCGCGCGGTACCGCCTGGCTCGACACCGGCACCTTCGACTCGCTCCTCGACGCCGGCAACTTCGTTCGGACCGTCGAGCAGCGGCAGGGTTTGAAGATCGGTGTGCCGGAGGAGATCGCCTGGCGACTCGGCTATCTCGACGACGACGAACTGCGTGCGGCCGCGGCGCGACTGGCGAAGTCCGGCTACGGAGACTATCTGCTCGATCTGATCGAGCGCGGACGGGAGCTGTGAACCGATGAAGGCCAGAGAACTGACGATCGTCGGGGCGTGGGAGTTCACGCCCGTCCTGCACGGTGACGACCGCGGTGTGTTCCTGGAGGCGTTCAAGGCCGACGTGCTCGCCGAGACCATCGGACATCGCTTCGACCTCGCGCAGGTCAACACGTCGGTGTCGGCTGCCGGTGTGCTGCGCGGCATCCATTTCGCGGACGTGCCGCCCGGTCAGGCCAAGTACGTGACCTGCACGGTCGGGTCGATCCTCGACGTGATCGTCGACATCCGCGTCGGTTCCCCGACCTTCGGTCGGTGGGACGCGGTTCTGCTGGACGACGTCGATCGCAAGGCCGTCTACCTCTCCGAGGGCATCGGCCACGGCTTCTGCTCGCTGGAGGACGGTTCCACCGTCACCTACCTCTGCTCCACCGGCTACAACCCGGGTGGTGAGCACGGCGTGAACCCGCTCGATCCCGAGATCGGGATCGACTGGCCGCGCGTCGCGCGCGACGGCACGCCCCTCGAGTACGAGTTGTCGGCGAAGGACCTCGCCGCGCCGTCCCTGTCGGAGGCTCGCGAGGCCGGGCTCCTGCCGGAGTACGGCGCGGTGGCGGATTTCGTCGACGGACTGCGCTGACGGCATGCCGGTACCCCTGGCCGGCGTGCTTGCCGGTCAGGCGGTCAACAGGCGGGTGAGGTAGGCCTCGACCCGGGAGTCCTCCGGGGCCGGTGGGGCGTGGGGCCCGAGGTCGGGCAGGAGTTCGGCGCCATCCGTGGGTTGAGCGAGCGCAGCGAGTCGAAACCCCCGGCGAACCTCACCACGGTTTCGACCGACGCCTCGGTCTGCGGCCTCGGACGTCGGCTCAACCCTCGACTCCGTCGCGGTTTCCCACTGGCCGACTTGGTGGCCGACCGATCGGTTGTGGCGCCCGCACGCGGCGCCGAGATTGTCGATGTCGGTGGGACCGCCGTCGCGCCATTCAGTGAGGTGGTGCGCCTCGGTTCGCGCGAACGGCGCCGAGCATTCCGGGGCGGTGCACCCGCGATCGCGGGCGAACAACATCAACCGCTGATCCTGCGAGGCCAGACGACGTCCCCGCCCGAACCACAACGCCTTACCCGTCGCGGCGGAGAACACCGCCAGGTGCGGCTGCACCGCACCAGCGACATGCACCAACTCCCGCACCGGCAGGCGGGTGCCGGTCGCGGTGACCGCGACCCAGGCCCGCTGGGCCAGTTCCTTGTCGGTGACCGTCACGACCAGTTCGGTCGAGAGTTTACCGACCGGCACCCCGGAGGCGGCGTGCGCGGTCTGCAGGATCGCCAGCAGCGCATCATGATTGCGCTGACCCGCGGTGCGGGTGTCGCGCTCGGCCGCGGCGGCCAAAACCGCCGGGTCGGCCAGATCGGCGGCCCCGCGCGGGGACTCGGGATCATCCGGATTGTTTACCCCGGGTGCGGCCCACTGGCCGAGCATGACTTCCAGGTTGGCGCGCAGCTCGGGGCTGAGTTGGGCGCGGACCTTGCTCATCAACTGCCGGTCCTGCGGCATGAGGGTCAGGCCGCGACGGCGCGCGCGGTCACGTTCGTCGGTGACCTGCCCGTCCGGATCCAGGTGCGCCAGCAGGCGGTGCCCGGCCTGCGCCACGCCCGCGGGGGACAAGTCGCGGGCGATGGCCGCCAACTGGGCCTCCGCCCGACCCCGAGTTTCGGCGTCGACCGCGGAAGGAATCCGGTCCATGACGGCCGCGATTTCCCGGACATGGCCGCCGCCGATGGCGCCGTCGGCGACCGCGGTGGCGGTGGCCGGCAACACCGGGTCGAGGGTTGCTCCGGTGAGGGAGGAGAATTGGCCGATCGCTTCGGCGGCGATCCGGCGGCGTTTGGCTTCGCCGTCACCGACCCGCAGGTGCTGGGCCAGGAACTGGTGCAGGGAGAACAGGCCGACCTTGCGGACCGCGTTGCGGTCGGAGATCTCCACCAACAAGGCGGCATCGGCGCCGTCGAGACGACGACGCGCCGACTCCATCACCTCGGCGGTGGTGACCAACTGGTCCTCGGTCACCGCCCCGAACGGAGCCGCGGCGAACTTGGCGGCCACCTGGTCCATCAGGGCGGCCAACGCGACCGGATCCTCCGGCAACTGGATGCCGTTTTCGTTCACGTAGACCACCTCCTCGGATACAGTTACGAACCTTTGTTCGAACGTTTGAATGCACTGTATCGCGACCCTCTGACAATTCCGGGAAAGTGGCATCGGACCAGTTCGCAGATGTGAAACCGCAATTCTGGGTAGTGTTCGACCTGCATTCGTCGCCTATGCGTGGATGGGCGTCTCGTGGATGGGAGGCCCGGTGAGACTAGGTTTGGTCAGCAGATCTGTGGGCGCGGTGGCGGTCGTCGCCGGGATCACCCTGGCACCGCCTGTCGATGCCGCACCGCTCGTGGACTACGTCGCGATGGGCGACAGCTTCTCCGCCGGATCGGGTGTGGAACCCGTCGCACCCGGTGGGCAGGATTGTCTCCGGTCGTCGCGGAACTATGCGCACATCCTCGCCGCGAAGAACGACTTCCGCCTGACCGACGTCAGCTGCGGTGCCGCCGACACGAACGACTTCTTCCATCCGCAGAAGGCCGGCATGAAGCCGCAACTCGCGGCGCTCGACGCGAACACCGATCTCGTCACCTTCTCGATCGGCGGCAACGACGGCAACGTCTTCGCCACGACCATCGGCAAGTGCGTGGTCGTCGGAGCGTTCGGTGTGGCGCCGGGGACGCCCTGCGACGATCTCTTCGCCGCGGGAGTGGCGCGCGAGATCAGGATGCAGACCTACCCGAAGCTCGTTCGCGCCATGCGGGCGGTCCGACAGAAGGCTCCGAACGCGCAGGTCTACGCCCTCAACTACCTTCGCCTGGTGCCGAACCGCGCGGTCGCCTGCCCGGGTGTTCCGGTCACCCGCGGCGACGTGAAGACCGCGTATCGCATCCAGACCGAACTGTCGGATGCGATCGAGCGCGCCGCCCACAAGACCGGCGTCACCTTCGTCGACGTGGCTGTCGGCTCTGTCGGCCACGAGGCGTGCAAGCCTCGCGGAGTCCGCTACGTGGAGCCGCTGGTCGGCGCCGCGCAGCTGGTCCCTCTGCACCCGAACGCGCTGGGTGAGCGGCAGATGGCGAAGGTCGTCGGCGCGGCGATCGGCCGCTGACCCCGTCCCACGATCACCCGCCGCGCGATTTCTCCCGCCGCATGATTCTCCGTCGCGCTCAGTGGGACGACCCCCACCGCGCGAGCCGCAACCGGCCGATGATCGGTCGAAACGCTCGCGACCCGGAGGTCTCACGTGAAATCGTTGCTGCTGTATGCCGCCCGGGACGCTCGGATCGCCGACGTCCCGGAACCGGAACCCGGCCCCGGCCAGGTGAAGGTCAAGGTGGAGTGCGCGGGCATCTGCGGATCCGACCTCTCGCTGTTCCAGTACTCGCCGATCCCGGCGGGATTCACCCATCCGCTGCTGTGCACACACGGCCCGCACGCGCTGGGGCATGAGTTCTCCGGACGCGTGGTCGCGCTCGGCGACGGCGTCGACGACATCGAGGTCGGCGCGCTGGTCGCGGTGCGCCCCAACGTCTACGACGGCACCTGCCCGGCCTGCGAACGCGGTGAGCAGAACCTCTGCGCGCAGGGCGGCTTCATCGGCGTCAGCGGCGGGGGAGGCGGCTTCAGCGAGTACGTCGTCGCGGGCCGCGACGCGGCGCACGTGATCCCCGAACGGTTCGGTGCCGAGGTGGCCGCGATGGTCGAGTCGACGGCGGTCGCCTGGCACGCGGTGAAGCAGTCGGGCGGGGGCGACGGCACCACGGCGCTGGTCGTCGGAGCCGGCCCCGTCGGACTGGCGCTGGTGTCCTGCCTCCTGGCGCGCGGCGCGTCGAAGGTCTTCGTCAGTGAACTCAGCGAGGCGCGCAAGGCGCGCGCCGTCGAGATGGGCGCGGAAGTTCTGGACCCGAGCCAGACGGATGTCGTGGCGCACGTACAGGCACTCGGCGGCGTCGACGTCTCCTTCGACGCGTCCGGCGTCGGCCAGCCCACCTACGACACCGCGCTCGACGCGCTCCGTCCCGGCGGCACGTCGGTCGTCGTCGCGATGTTCCACGAACCGGTCCAGGTGGACCTGCAGAAGTACATGACGAGCGAGAAGAAGCTGGTCGGATCCATGGCCTACACGGACGTGGACTTCGGCGAGGTGGTGGAGGCGATCGTCGACGGCCGCCTGGACCCGCGCCCGCTCATCACCGGGCGCATCCGACTCGACGACGTCGTCGACAAGGGCCTGAACCATCTGCTCGGTGAGGGTCGGAACAGCGAGATCAAGATCCTCGTGACTCCGTGACACGGTTCCACCGTTGATCGGAACCAGAAAGGAGTAATCGTGTCCGATATCGAAACCCGACTCCGGTTGGTCGAGGATCGTCTGG is part of the Gordonia phthalatica genome and harbors:
- a CDS encoding SGNH/GDSL hydrolase family protein; translated protein: MRLGLVSRSVGAVAVVAGITLAPPVDAAPLVDYVAMGDSFSAGSGVEPVAPGGQDCLRSSRNYAHILAAKNDFRLTDVSCGAADTNDFFHPQKAGMKPQLAALDANTDLVTFSIGGNDGNVFATTIGKCVVVGAFGVAPGTPCDDLFAAGVAREIRMQTYPKLVRAMRAVRQKAPNAQVYALNYLRLVPNRAVACPGVPVTRGDVKTAYRIQTELSDAIERAAHKTGVTFVDVAVGSVGHEACKPRGVRYVEPLVGAAQLVPLHPNALGERQMAKVVGAAIGR
- a CDS encoding 2,3-butanediol dehydrogenase codes for the protein MKSLLLYAARDARIADVPEPEPGPGQVKVKVECAGICGSDLSLFQYSPIPAGFTHPLLCTHGPHALGHEFSGRVVALGDGVDDIEVGALVAVRPNVYDGTCPACERGEQNLCAQGGFIGVSGGGGGFSEYVVAGRDAAHVIPERFGAEVAAMVESTAVAWHAVKQSGGGDGTTALVVGAGPVGLALVSCLLARGASKVFVSELSEARKARAVEMGAEVLDPSQTDVVAHVQALGGVDVSFDASGVGQPTYDTALDALRPGGTSVVVAMFHEPVQVDLQKYMTSEKKLVGSMAYTDVDFGEVVEAIVDGRLDPRPLITGRIRLDDVVDKGLNHLLGEGRNSEIKILVTP
- the rfbA gene encoding glucose-1-phosphate thymidylyltransferase RfbA, translating into MRGIILAGGTGSRLHPITQGVSKQLVPVYDKPMIYYPLSTLMLAGIRDILIITTPADRGAFENLLGDGSQFGVRLTYSEQREPNGLAQAFVLGADHIGDESVALVLGDNIFYGPGLGSQLQGFDRLDGGAIFAYRVADPTAYGVVEFDGDGNAVSLEEKPAKPKSRYAVPGLYFYDNKVVDIAASLTPSARGEYEITDVNAEYLRRGKLHVQVLPRGTAWLDTGTFDSLLDAGNFVRTVEQRQGLKIGVPEEIAWRLGYLDDDELRAAAARLAKSGYGDYLLDLIERGREL
- a CDS encoding HNH endonuclease signature motif containing protein, which translates into the protein MNENGIQLPEDPVALAALMDQVAAKFAAAPFGAVTEDQLVTTAEVMESARRRLDGADAALLVEISDRNAVRKVGLFSLHQFLAQHLRVGDGEAKRRRIAAEAIGQFSSLTGATLDPVLPATATAVADGAIGGGHVREIAAVMDRIPSAVDAETRGRAEAQLAAIARDLSPAGVAQAGHRLLAHLDPDGQVTDERDRARRRGLTLMPQDRQLMSKVRAQLSPELRANLEVMLGQWAAPGVNNPDDPESPRGAADLADPAVLAAAAERDTRTAGQRNHDALLAILQTAHAASGVPVGKLSTELVVTVTDKELAQRAWVAVTATGTRLPVRELVHVAGAVQPHLAVFSAATGKALWFGRGRRLASQDQRLMLFARDRGCTAPECSAPFARTEAHHLTEWRDGGPTDIDNLGAACGRHNRSVGHQVGQWETATESRVEPTSEAADRGVGRNRGEVRRGFRLAALAQPTDGAELLPDLGPHAPPAPEDSRVEAYLTRLLTA
- a CDS encoding dTDP-4-dehydrorhamnose 3,5-epimerase family protein, yielding MKARELTIVGAWEFTPVLHGDDRGVFLEAFKADVLAETIGHRFDLAQVNTSVSAAGVLRGIHFADVPPGQAKYVTCTVGSILDVIVDIRVGSPTFGRWDAVLLDDVDRKAVYLSEGIGHGFCSLEDGSTVTYLCSTGYNPGGEHGVNPLDPEIGIDWPRVARDGTPLEYELSAKDLAAPSLSEAREAGLLPEYGAVADFVDGLR